A region from the Campylobacter blaseri genome encodes:
- a CDS encoding zonular occludens toxin domain-containing protein → MLSLIIGPPGSGKTYKVVNDIYEQYQLHLKDESKYKCIYTNINGFDFDKFNGYVKKFDRFDLLSNAEKEYSLNKQHESGFLGDIGDYDEYAKNQGIYKDYIDSLIVIDEAYNIFNKNFNDNLGRFLSYHRHFNIDIVFMLQSKRQTNREYIIHSELLYVAQPSSKRLFKSVFRYKKYSTYEEKKDNLITTQNLRFKKDIAKLYQSGSDKIYKSYATGKIFFLLFLILFFYLFYNFLKPKQNNTNQQNTEIKAVSSDIKEIDLNVDNKHPIYEDSIDNNKSIIYLYGDNSYFKVTCFPNSCKFSNYTLDLQSETFVELISVSDCQIIVSDKKAVNYIDYYLTCPKEFEEFLIKINNTNNANNTNTIQRVDNEKGNMFNRFNK, encoded by the coding sequence ATGTTAAGTTTAATAATAGGTCCTCCAGGAAGTGGCAAAACTTACAAAGTAGTAAATGATATATACGAACAGTATCAGCTACATTTAAAAGATGAATCTAAATACAAATGTATATACACTAATATAAATGGTTTTGATTTTGATAAATTTAACGGATATGTTAAAAAGTTTGATAGATTTGATTTACTCTCAAATGCTGAAAAAGAATATAGTTTAAATAAACAGCATGAAAGCGGTTTTTTAGGAGATATTGGCGACTATGATGAGTATGCTAAAAATCAAGGAATTTATAAAGATTATATAGATAGTCTAATTGTTATAGATGAAGCATATAACATTTTTAATAAAAACTTTAACGATAATTTAGGTAGGTTCTTGTCTTATCATAGACATTTTAACATTGATATAGTTTTTATGCTCCAATCAAAAAGACAAACAAATAGAGAGTATATCATACATTCAGAGTTATTATATGTAGCTCAACCAAGCTCAAAAAGACTTTTTAAAAGTGTATTTAGATATAAAAAATATTCAACTTATGAAGAAAAGAAAGATAATTTAATAACAACTCAAAATCTAAGATTTAAAAAAGATATTGCTAAATTATATCAAAGCGGTTCAGATAAAATTTATAAATCATATGCAACTGGAAAGATATTTTTTCTTTTATTTTTAATCTTATTTTTTTATCTATTCTATAATTTTTTAAAGCCTAAACAAAATAATACTAATCAACAAAATACAGAAATAAAAGCAGTATCAAGCGATATAAAAGAAATTGATTTAAATGTAGATAATAAACATCCTATCTATGAAGATAGTATAGATAATAATAAATCTATCATATATTTATATGGAGATAATAGTTATTTTAAAGTAACTTGTTTTCCAAATTCTTGTAAATTTTCAAATTATACTTTAGATTTGCAAAGCGAAACATTTGTCGAATTGATATCTGTTTCAGATTGTCAAATAATCGTTTCAGATAAGAAAGCTGTTAACTATATTGACTACTATCTTACTTGCCCTAAAGAATTTGAAGAATTTTTAATCAAAATAAATAATACAAATAATGCAAACAATACAAATACAATTCAAAGGGTTGACAATGAAAAAGGTAATATGTTTAATCGTTTTAATAAGTAG